From a region of the Triticum aestivum cultivar Chinese Spring chromosome 7D, IWGSC CS RefSeq v2.1, whole genome shotgun sequence genome:
- the LOC123163637 gene encoding GDSL esterase/lipase At1g29660, whose product MATRVIVLRVGLLFLLAMSALAQYPSSPSSPDSYPSPGSYPSPGSPDGYQEEGEVAPPRNVTCKDSERKRSGCMSTCPARCPQQCIVICPDCKTFCNDEVKPPKPVPPPAMFVFGDGALDVGNNAYLPKTETEEGYPPQVSKSSSGRFSNGANLADTVATSIGFEQSPPAYMSLNGGLNIWGANYASAGAGIKISTNGERSISLPKQLENFKVTRGQMENKLGGDAKMRELLSKSIFLISIGGQDLDPRWNVESGYPREQTELQELMSLYGDFITSLYDMGARKLAIVNVGLIGCMPPPYRYECDQSLNDKATAFDAALKPLMADLASKKSGLSYSIGDFYGFTTAVFANPSNYGLVNTRDSCSQWGYPDWTYCYNPDGYWFWDPEFMTDRAAKLTAAAFYYGPPQFTFPITFKALLEKK is encoded by the exons ATGGCGACGCGTGTAATTGTGCTCAGGGTGGGCCTCCTCTTCTTGCTGGCGATGTCGGCGTTGGCCCAATACCCGTCGTCCCCAAGCTCGCCGGACTCGTATCCATCCCCGGGCTCATACCCATCTCCAGGCTCCCCGGACGGCTACCAGGAGGAGGGGGAGGTCGCCCCTCCAAGGAACGTGACCTGCAAGGACTCCGAGAGGAAGCGGTCGGGATGTATGAGCACCTGCCCCGCCCGCTGCCCCCAGCAATGCATCGTCATCTGCCCCGACTGCAAGACATTCTGCA ATGACGAGGTAAAGCCGCCGAAGCCGGTGCCACCACCGGCGATGTTCGTGTTCGGAGACGGGGCTTTGGACGTCGGCAACAACGCATACTTGCCCAAGACTGAAACGGAGGAGGGGTACCCCCCGCAGGTCTCCAAATCGAGCAGTGGCAGGTTCAGCAACGGGGCCAACTTGGCTGACACCGTCG CGACATCTATCGGCTTCGAGCAGAGCCCTCCGGCTTACATGTCGCTGAACGGTGGGCTCAACATATGGGGAGCCAACTATGCCTCAGCGGGTGCCGGTATAAAAATCTCCACT AATGGAGAGCGGTCTATCTCATTGCCGAAGCAGCTGGAGAACTTTAAGGTGACGAGAGGCCAGATGGAGAACAAGCTGGGCGGCGACGCCAAGATGCGTGAGCTCCTTTCGAAGTCCATCTTCCTCATTAGCATCGGTGGCCAGGACCTGGATCCAAGATGGAACGTCGAGTCCGGATATCCGCGGGAGCAGACCGAGCTCCAGGAGCTCATGTCCCTGTACGGGGATTTCATCACGTCCCTCTATGACATGGGCGCCAGGAAGCTGGCAATCGTCAACGTCGGCCTCATCGGTTGCATGCCACCACCCTACAGGTATGAGTGCGACCAGAGCCTGAACGACAAAGCCACCGCGTTCGATGCGGCCCTCAAGCCCCTAATGGCTGACCTCGCGTCCAAGAAGTCGGGCCTCTCATACTCCATAGGCGACTTCTATGGCTTCACCACCGCCGTCTTTGCCAACCCATCAAATTATG GGCTAGTGAATACTCGGGACTCCTGCAGCCAGTGGGGCTACCCGGACTGGACGTACTGCTACAATCCAGATGGTTACTGGTTCTGGGACCCAGAGTTCATGACAGATAGGGCTGCCAAGCTGACAGCCGCTGCGTTTTACTATGGTCCACCCCAGTTTACATTTCCAATTACCTTTAAGGCTCTGCTGGAGAAAAAATAA